In a single window of the Lasioglossum baleicum chromosome 10, iyLasBale1, whole genome shotgun sequence genome:
- the Sccro3 gene encoding defective in cullin neddylation 1 domain containing SCCRO3: MGNCFSCFKVPFPPATTNQSLSLEQKDETMELRGLFPNSCQQIGPLMPEPHINGNRKSITTLSTFNNVGSDNCGSVPSVQNNLRLSRGFYTRLPPLSKSGQPSGQNVTSESKQQRESENKLNALFDQYKELHEDVILADGIERLCNDLQLSPDEFQVLVLAWKLNAEQMCQFTRQEFVTGLKAMKVDSIRGIQARLPEIVQDLSVNSDLFKDLYRFTFRFGLDVNSGQRILPADMAIVLWKLVFTLREPPLLSRWLKFLECHHVRGIPRDTWNMFLNFAESIGDDLGAYDDAEAWPSLFDDFVEYENDQMNQNISKDDIKNVSIDKA; this comes from the exons ATGGGAAACTGTTTTTCATGCTTTAAGGTGCCTTTTCCACCAGCCACCACCAATCAATCTTTGTCATTGGAACAAAAAGACG AAACAATGGAACTTAGGGGCTTGTTCCCAAATTCTTGCCAACAAATTGGGCCTTTGATGCCTGAGCCGCATATAAATGGAAACAGAAAATCAATAACTACGTTATCAACATTCAATAATGTAGGGTCTGATAATTGTGGGTCTGTGCCTAGCGTACAAAATAATTTACGTTTGTCGAGAGGATTTTATACACGTTTACCGCCGTTGAGTAAATCTGGACAACCGTCTGGACAAAATGTGACAAGCGAATCGAAGCAGCAAAGGGAATCGGAGAATAAATTAAATGCTTTATTTGATCAATATAAG GAACTGCACGAAGATGTAATCCTAGCAGACGGCATAGAAAGACTTTGCAATGATTTACAACTATCGCCGGATGAGTTTCAAGTACTCGTACTTGCATGGAAACTAAATGCTGAACAAATGTGCCAATTTACACGTCAAGAATTTGTGACAGGTTTAAAAGCAATGAAAGTAGACAGTATACGTGGTATACAAGCAAGACTACCAGAAATTGTTCAAGACTTGTCAGTAAATAGTGATTTATTCAAAGATCTCTATCGATTTACGTTTCGGTTTGGTTTAGATGTTAATTCCGGTCAAAGAATATTACCAGCTGACATGGCGATCGTTCTGTGGAAGCTTGTTTTTACATTGCGCGAACCGCCTCTCTTATCTAGATGGTTAAAATTTCTCGAGTGCCATCACGTTAGAGGCATACCCAGAGATACATGGAACATGTTTTTGAATTTTGCTGAAAGCATTGGTGATGATCTTGGTGCCTACGATGACGCGGAAGCATGGCCAAGTTTATTTGATGATTTTGTGGAATATGAAAATGATCAAATGAatcaaaatatcagtaaagatgatataaaaaatgtttctattgaTAAAGCTTAA